Proteins encoded in a region of the Planococcus shixiaomingii genome:
- a CDS encoding anthranilate synthase component II: MIVIIDNQDSFTYNLVQYFLQIDPAVLVFQDGEITISDIEKLSPDLLVLSPGPGKPRQSEILRTLGGKIPVLGVCLGHQTIIEHFGGKVIKGQQPVHGKLSLVSHDGSGVFAGVPNPTPVVRYHSLVADEEAMPAALLVTARSEDGSIMAVQHPTLPIAGIQFHPESILTQDGFLMLKNAYEQALEWQQKVNGGTIHDETISSI, translated from the coding sequence ATGATCGTCATTATCGATAACCAGGATTCATTCACCTACAATTTGGTGCAATATTTTCTACAAATAGATCCAGCCGTTTTGGTATTCCAGGATGGCGAAATTACAATTTCTGATATTGAAAAGTTAAGTCCCGACCTGCTCGTTTTATCTCCTGGCCCCGGCAAGCCCCGCCAGTCTGAAATCTTAAGGACCCTAGGCGGAAAAATTCCGGTTTTAGGCGTCTGCCTCGGCCATCAGACAATCATCGAACATTTCGGCGGCAAAGTCATCAAAGGGCAGCAGCCTGTCCATGGCAAGCTGTCTTTAGTCAGCCACGACGGCTCGGGTGTATTTGCTGGTGTTCCCAATCCGACGCCGGTTGTCCGCTATCACTCTCTGGTCGCAGACGAAGAAGCAATGCCGGCTGCACTTCTTGTAACGGCGCGTTCAGAAGATGGCAGTATTATGGCCGTTCAGCATCCAACGCTCCCTATTGCCGGCATCCAATTTCATCCTGAGTCCATTTTGACTCAAGATGGATTTTTGATGTTGAAAAATGCGTATGAGCAAGCACTGGAATGGCAGCAGAAAGTTAATGGAGGCACCATACACGATGAAACCATATCTTCTATTTGA
- the pabB gene encoding aminodeoxychorismate synthase component I yields MKPYLLFEFRDEQGKIQPLVFKEPVEIFQAHTIHEVKQVMADVEKALQNGYYTAGFVSYEAAPAFNPNMLVHDEPQMPLAWFGVFKEPIPATHDVETPGEYEVSDWQMAGSIEQYQQGIQQIKQAIEEGHTYQVNYTERLQAKFSGDDLAFYRQLARNQQADYSAYLNIGNYRLLSASPELFFRIDDQKITAKPMKGTAPRGRFTAEDQGNAERLLASEKERAENLMIVDLLRNDIGRLAKSGTVTVPRLFEAEKYPTVHQMTSTVQAEISKEASVWDWFKALFPCGSITGAPKISTMSFISELEQSPREVYCGAIGFITPEKNAVFNVPIRTVIIDKENGTASYGVGGGVTWDSTSEGEYQELITKAHVLTERRPAFELLESLKLEDGNYPLLTYHLERLGDSADYFNFIFDEGAVEQQLLQTAEDHPIGVFKVRLLLDKGGTFSTQAQAIDPVSQPVVCTLAASPVDSSDPFLFHKTTHRSVYEAHTNAEPDAFSVLLWNEKEELTEFTIGNLVFEKDGKFYTPPVSCGLLAGTFRQFLLDNKKIEEKKIYKNDLANYDAIWFINSVRGWLKVTLEE; encoded by the coding sequence ATGAAACCATATCTTCTATTTGAATTTCGGGACGAGCAAGGAAAGATCCAGCCGCTCGTTTTCAAAGAGCCGGTCGAAATCTTCCAGGCCCACACTATCCATGAAGTAAAGCAAGTAATGGCGGACGTAGAGAAGGCGCTGCAAAACGGCTATTACACAGCCGGCTTTGTTTCGTACGAAGCGGCACCTGCCTTCAACCCGAACATGTTGGTCCACGATGAACCTCAAATGCCTTTAGCGTGGTTCGGCGTTTTTAAAGAGCCCATTCCAGCTACCCATGATGTTGAAACTCCAGGAGAATACGAAGTATCCGACTGGCAGATGGCTGGTTCTATCGAGCAATACCAACAAGGCATACAGCAAATTAAACAAGCGATTGAAGAAGGCCATACGTATCAAGTCAATTACACCGAACGGCTGCAGGCGAAGTTTTCGGGAGACGACCTGGCGTTTTACCGCCAATTGGCCCGTAACCAGCAGGCTGATTACAGCGCTTATTTGAACATAGGCAACTACCGTTTGCTTTCTGCTTCTCCGGAGTTATTTTTTAGAATAGACGATCAGAAAATAACGGCTAAGCCGATGAAAGGTACAGCTCCTCGGGGCCGTTTCACCGCAGAAGACCAAGGCAACGCCGAACGGTTATTGGCTTCCGAAAAAGAACGGGCGGAAAACTTGATGATCGTCGACTTGCTGCGCAATGACATTGGCCGCTTGGCGAAATCAGGTACCGTCACTGTGCCGCGTTTATTCGAAGCGGAAAAATACCCGACGGTCCATCAAATGACCTCGACAGTCCAAGCGGAAATCAGCAAGGAAGCGAGCGTTTGGGACTGGTTCAAGGCATTGTTTCCTTGCGGTTCAATCACCGGCGCCCCGAAAATCAGCACCATGTCCTTCATCTCGGAATTAGAGCAGTCTCCACGTGAAGTTTATTGTGGCGCAATCGGGTTTATTACACCGGAGAAAAATGCGGTTTTCAATGTGCCCATCCGAACAGTCATCATCGACAAGGAGAACGGGACGGCCAGCTATGGAGTTGGCGGCGGCGTAACTTGGGATTCAACGTCCGAAGGCGAATACCAGGAACTCATTACTAAAGCACACGTATTGACCGAGCGGCGGCCAGCCTTTGAACTGCTGGAATCCTTGAAATTGGAAGACGGAAACTATCCACTTTTGACTTATCATCTGGAGCGCCTCGGTGATTCAGCCGATTATTTCAACTTCATTTTTGATGAAGGGGCTGTCGAGCAACAGCTTTTGCAAACGGCTGAAGATCACCCAATTGGTGTGTTTAAAGTGCGGCTGCTGCTGGATAAAGGCGGCACATTTTCCACTCAAGCGCAAGCAATCGATCCTGTTTCACAGCCTGTTGTGTGCACGCTTGCCGCATCTCCTGTAGACAGCAGCGACCCGTTTTTATTCCATAAAACGACGCACCGCTCTGTGTACGAAGCCCATACCAATGCGGAACCGGACGCTTTCTCCGTTCTTTTATGGAACGAAAAAGAAGAACTGACCGAATTCACAATCGGCAATTTAGTCTTCGAAAAAGACGGCAAGTTTTACACGCCACCTGTTTCTTGCGGGCTGCTTGCCGGCACATTCCGCCAGTTTCTTCTCGACAACAAAAAAATCGAAGAAAAAAAAATCTATAAAAATGACCTAGCAAATTATGATGCCATTTGGTTTATCAACAGTGTACGAGGCTGGCTGAAAGTAACGCTAGAAGAATAA
- the pyrE gene encoding orotate phosphoribosyltransferase, with product MKRNIARHLLSIGAVELRPQEPFTWASGVKSPIYCDNRLTMSYPAVRKEIAQGLAELIQQYYGECEVIAGTATAGIPHAAWVSNLLDLPMVYVRSKAKEHGQGNMIEGLVVPGQKVVVVEDLISKGGSVLQAAQALETAGFDVLGIVAIFTYDLPQSVEAITGAGFMFHTLTDFASLVEEAISTGAIREEDMPMLADWHENLKAGTLKSDS from the coding sequence ATGAAAAGAAACATTGCGAGGCATTTATTGAGTATTGGAGCAGTCGAACTGCGTCCTCAAGAGCCATTTACTTGGGCATCCGGTGTCAAATCACCCATTTATTGCGATAACCGCCTGACAATGTCGTACCCGGCGGTGCGGAAAGAAATTGCACAGGGCCTTGCCGAACTGATCCAGCAATATTACGGAGAATGTGAAGTGATCGCAGGAACTGCTACAGCTGGCATTCCGCATGCAGCTTGGGTCAGTAACTTATTAGATCTACCGATGGTCTATGTTCGTTCAAAAGCAAAAGAACATGGACAAGGCAATATGATTGAGGGACTTGTAGTGCCTGGTCAAAAAGTGGTCGTTGTAGAAGATTTGATTTCTAAAGGCGGTTCGGTGTTGCAGGCAGCACAAGCATTAGAAACTGCTGGGTTTGATGTCCTTGGCATCGTTGCAATTTTCACTTACGATTTGCCACAGTCAGTCGAAGCAATTACCGGAGCAGGCTTTATGTTCCACACACTGACGGATTTCGCTTCACTTGTCGAAGAAGCAATCAGCACCGGAGCTATCCGCGAGGAAGACATGCCGATGCTTGCCGACTGGCATGAGAATTTGAAGGCAGGGACATTGAAAAGCGATTCTTAA
- the pyrF gene encoding orotidine-5'-phosphate decarboxylase — MNKPIIALDFSSKTQVEQFLNHFNEPLFVKVGMELYFQEGPELVRYIKSQGHSIFLDLKLHDIPNTVESAMRGLAKLGVDLVNVHAAGGLEMMKAAKHGLADSETKLIAVTQLTSTSEEQMQSDQLIPVSLTESVLHYAKLAKQAGLAGVVCSVLEAEAIGATCGEDFLRVTPGIRPADVSADDQKRIATPEQARLQGATHIVVGRAITKSVNPAQSYQQIKNEWSDAK, encoded by the coding sequence GTGAATAAACCCATCATTGCATTAGATTTTTCGTCGAAAACCCAAGTTGAACAGTTTCTTAACCATTTCAACGAGCCGTTATTTGTTAAAGTCGGCATGGAGCTTTATTTTCAAGAAGGGCCAGAATTGGTCCGATACATAAAATCGCAAGGCCATAGCATTTTTCTCGATTTGAAGCTGCATGACATACCGAATACTGTAGAGTCAGCGATGCGAGGGCTAGCAAAACTGGGGGTGGATTTAGTCAACGTCCACGCAGCTGGCGGACTTGAAATGATGAAAGCTGCGAAACATGGACTTGCGGACAGTGAAACAAAACTGATCGCAGTGACTCAATTAACTTCAACTAGCGAAGAACAGATGCAAAGTGATCAGCTGATTCCGGTATCTCTTACAGAATCGGTGCTTCACTATGCGAAACTGGCGAAACAAGCCGGACTAGCTGGTGTCGTTTGTTCTGTGCTCGAGGCGGAAGCAATTGGTGCGACGTGCGGCGAGGACTTTCTACGCGTTACTCCGGGAATCCGTCCTGCAGATGTATCTGCAGATGATCAAAAGCGCATAGCAACACCGGAACAAGCAAGATTGCAAGGCGCGACACATATTGTAGTAGGCCGAGCCATTACGAAAAGCGTAAATCCCGCCCAAAGCTATCAGCAAATCAAAAACGAATGGAGCGATGCCAAATGA
- a CDS encoding dihydroorotate dehydrogenase, which produces MTNLTVNLPGLNLKNPIMPASGCFGFGKEYAQIYDLSQLGAIMIKAATVEMRLGNPTPRVAETASGMLNAIGLQNPGLHKIAGEELPWLERYDVPIIANVAGTTTEDYVEVAREISKSPNVHALEINISCPNVKQGGITFGTDPMVAQELTRAVKDVASVPVYIKLSPNVTDIVSIAKAVEEGGADGITMINTLLGMRLDPKTGRPIIANITGGLSGPAIKPVALRMVYEVRKQTDLPIIGMGGIATVDDVIDFLSAGANAVAVGTANFVNPFVCPEIIAQLPQKLHDLGYESVEELVGRSHRL; this is translated from the coding sequence ATGACCAACTTAACAGTAAACTTACCAGGTTTAAACTTGAAAAATCCGATCATGCCGGCATCCGGCTGCTTCGGTTTCGGCAAAGAATATGCCCAAATCTATGATTTGTCCCAGCTCGGGGCGATCATGATCAAAGCGGCAACGGTCGAAATGCGCCTCGGCAATCCGACGCCGCGCGTTGCAGAAACGGCGTCCGGCATGCTGAATGCAATCGGATTGCAAAATCCGGGTCTCCATAAAATAGCAGGTGAAGAGTTGCCATGGCTTGAACGCTATGACGTACCGATCATCGCAAACGTCGCAGGAACGACAACAGAAGATTACGTGGAGGTCGCGCGCGAAATCTCCAAGTCGCCGAATGTCCATGCACTGGAAATCAACATTTCCTGCCCGAACGTCAAACAAGGCGGCATTACGTTCGGCACGGATCCAATGGTAGCGCAGGAGTTGACGCGTGCGGTCAAAGACGTGGCATCAGTTCCTGTATATATCAAATTGTCGCCGAACGTCACCGACATCGTGTCTATCGCCAAAGCTGTTGAAGAAGGCGGGGCAGACGGCATTACGATGATCAATACGCTGCTCGGCATGCGCTTGGATCCGAAAACAGGCCGTCCCATCATCGCTAATATTACGGGTGGCTTGTCTGGCCCAGCGATTAAACCGGTTGCGCTTCGTATGGTTTACGAAGTCCGCAAACAAACCGACTTGCCGATTATCGGCATGGGCGGAATTGCTACGGTCGACGATGTGATCGACTTTTTATCTGCTGGCGCAAATGCTGTAGCGGTCGGAACAGCAAACTTCGTAAATCCGTTTGTCTGCCCGGAAATCATTGCACAGTTGCCGCAGAAATTGCATGACCTTGGATATGAATCGGTAGAAGAACTGGTCGGAAGGAGCCACCGCCTGTGA
- a CDS encoding dihydroorotate dehydrogenase electron transfer subunit: MIRQERMQVIKQQQIAHHIFELTVQGELAADMAAPGQFVHVRVADSFEPLLRRPISVASIDFKLQQFTMIYRAEGRGTSLLAEKRAGDELDVLGPLGNGFPVEKAEKKAYLIGGGIGVPPLYELAKQLNKNGIETVHILGFESKQAVFYEDKFKELGETHIATVDGSHGTQGFVTHILNELPKDFDTYYSCGPTPMLEAVQWAFPEKRGFLSYEQRMGCGIGACFACVCRTTKSETDYIKVCSDGPVFPAGVVIA; the protein is encoded by the coding sequence ATGATTCGACAAGAGCGAATGCAAGTCATCAAGCAGCAGCAAATAGCCCATCATATTTTTGAACTGACGGTGCAAGGTGAATTGGCAGCCGATATGGCTGCACCTGGCCAATTCGTGCACGTGCGGGTAGCGGATAGTTTTGAACCGCTACTTCGCCGGCCAATTTCTGTCGCATCCATCGATTTTAAATTGCAACAGTTCACGATGATTTACCGGGCAGAAGGCAGAGGCACCAGCTTGCTAGCTGAAAAAAGGGCTGGAGACGAGCTGGATGTTCTTGGGCCGCTCGGAAATGGATTCCCGGTAGAAAAAGCGGAGAAAAAAGCTTATTTAATCGGCGGTGGAATCGGAGTTCCACCGCTGTACGAACTGGCAAAACAGTTGAACAAAAACGGCATTGAAACGGTCCACATCTTAGGTTTTGAAAGCAAACAAGCCGTTTTCTACGAAGACAAATTCAAAGAGCTCGGCGAAACGCACATTGCGACTGTCGACGGCAGCCACGGCACACAAGGATTTGTCACACATATTCTCAACGAATTGCCGAAGGATTTCGATACGTACTACAGCTGCGGGCCAACACCGATGCTTGAAGCCGTTCAATGGGCTTTTCCTGAAAAGCGCGGATTCTTGTCTTACGAGCAGCGGATGGGCTGCGGCATCGGCGCATGTTTTGCCTGTGTCTGCCGCACAACAAAAAGTGAAACGGATTATATCAAAGTTTGTTCCGACGGACCGGTATTTCCAGCGGGAGTGGTGATTGCATGA